Below is a window of Pelagicoccus albus DNA.
TTGTAAGTTGAATCAGCTTCCACGTAGGTCTGCGGCCACTGCTTCTTCTGATCGTTATGGGTGAACTGCACGAAGAGATAGTCTCCTTCTTTCATTGCTTCCAAAACCTTAGCGAGGCGGAGACCCGTGATGAAGGACTTCATGGTCTCGCCAGACTCGGCGTGATTGGATACAGCGATTTCGTCTCTTAAAAAGCGGGGCAGCATTTGGCCCCAGCTAGCAGCTGGCTCATAAGGTTGATCGGTCACGGTAGAATCGCCGATGAGGTAAACCGTGGGCACATCGACCTTTTCGATCTTTAGCGAGCGTACTTTCGGATTAGTGCCGTTGAATTCTATCGTCAGCTTATCATCCCAATGAAGCTTTCCGATCTCACGATCGTTGAGCACCACTTCAGTGCCACCGGGGGCGAACTTCTCCGGCGGGATCAAGTTAGAGTCACGCGTATTGGCGATTACGCTACGAGTAACAAACTCCCCTGCCTTGGTTTCTACCTTTTCGAGAAGCAGTCGGCGGGATTCAACCTTAACTGTATTTTCCGACGCTTCTTCGTCGTCACCAAATTCCATAGTTAGGCGGTAATTCCCATCCATAGCCGAAACTGAGAAATAGAAAACGCCCTCATCTGAGTCCGGCTCGATACCAAGATCAAAGCCATAGCCGCTCTCGGCGTCGTAAACATCATCGGGTGAAACTTGAATTGCTCCTTCCACCGCCTCTTCTCCAAAAGAGAAAGTCACTGGCTTACCGTATCCAATATTCACTGTCATAAATTCTTCCAAGGGGTTAGATTCCAATGCTCTGAGTCCTTCCGCCACACACTCGGCATTTAGGATAGCGCCCTCCAGGCTAGTGTGCGTATGAGCGTCTCCAAAAAGCGGATCGACGGCCTTCTTGCCAAGGGCATCGTACTTGTCGGCTACGATGGAGTTGAGATCGATAAAACCAACGCCCTCTTCTTCCGCCACTTGCTTGGCCCAGCCGGCATAGCTATCGGGGCTCCGGCGAATCTTGCCGTCTTCGGTCCATTTCTTGCGAGGCACGAGCGAGCAAACCAACGGAGTGACACCGGCTTCTTTAGCGGTCTCAATGTATTGACGCAAATACCAGCCGTATGTGTGCACGACCTCGTGCTTGCCGGTCAGCATGTTATCGATTTCTTCCGTCTCTTCACCGACCCCTTTAATCGTGCCGCGAGCACGCTTAGCGTCGTTAAGAGCGATATCATCGTTATGTCCGAACTGCATGATTAGGAAATCGCCGGGCTTCATCATTGTCTTGACGCGAGCCCAGTAAGGACCGGTGAAAAAAGTACGGCTGCTCAAACCTCCTACCGCTCGGTTTACAACATTGATCTCGGTGTCGTCGAAGTGACGGTCCAAGAACGCTCCCCAACCCCATTGGCCGTTGGATCCATCGCCACGTCCATTGCGGACCGTGGAATCGCCAATCAAGAATACAGTCGGCTTTTCGCCATCGGCAGTGATTGGCAGAGTCAGCCAAGAGAGAGGATCAGCTTCGACTTCTTCACCCTTGGCCGAAAGCCAACCATCGACAGGGCTGGGACGCAGTCCTTTGAGACCAGCGACCACCGTTTCAGCGTTGATCATAGCCCCTTCAGGCCCGGTGTGCACGTAGTCCTTGGGGAAATACTTGTCGAGCGCCTCCTTGGTCCCGAGCGGCTCGTAGAAGTCGACCACCGGGTTGGTTATATCGATAAACGGCACGTCGAGCTCCTTTGCGAGACGGTAGGTCCAGTAGCCATACTGGCCAGAGCCACGCTCCAGACGTCCGTCCTTCCAGAGGTTGCGTGAAGTCAAAGAGAGAAAAACAGGCGTCGCTCCTTTTGATCGCACGTCTGCCACCATCTTCCGCATGTAGTGGCCGTAAGTATACACGACCTCATGTTTGCCCGTTACCGCGTTGTCGATTTCGACACTCTCGTCACCGAGCCCGGGAATGCTGCCGCGAGCGCGGAGCGGGCGTGTAGATCCTTCGGGTTCGCGGTTAACTGCGCCGCTGTCGTTGTGCCCGAACTGGATAATCACTACGTCGCCCGGATCGACTTCGAGCAGCAGACGGCCCCAGTGCCCTTCGGTGATAAAGGTACGACTGCTGCGGCCACCACGGGCTTTGTTTTCAACAACCACCTTGGTTTCATCGAAAAACTCAGCGAATGGCGTGGCCCAACCCATGCGGTCAGTGCCGTCGCCGGGAGCTGCCGTCGAGTCTCCAGCCACGAAGATATGCGGCAAGCGAGGCTCGGAGTCATCCTCTTGGGTAAAGGCGATGTAATGGAATAGCGAAACGAGCAAGAGACTCGCAACGCGTAGGGAGAGCGTAAGCGTCTTTCGGGACATAGGCCCGCCATTAAGCCCGAATCTTCTGCTCCTGTCCACGCGACAAAATCCCGACAGTCAGAAACCTACAGACAAGCCGGCCACGAAAGCGGCCACTTATCCCAACTATAGACTACGATCGTAGGAAAAACTCGGACTGTCCGCGTTCAGGCGAACACAGACCCTTTGACCTGACCCAAGAAACGAGCAGCCTCTGCTGCCGTGAATGTGAAGATACCCTTTTTATCCCTTCTAGTCGCGGGTGCTGCCTTACTCTCAACTCAGGCCCTATCCGCATCCCCTATCGGGACCCGACTCCCTTCCGAAAAGAAGGTCATCTCGGACCCAGTCACCGGCGTCGAACTCGCCTTCCTAACCAGCAAGCAAGCGGGAGATTCCAAGATCTACCAAACCCATCCACAATGGACAGCGGATGGAAAATGGCTGATCTTCCGCTCTGATCGTATTGCTGGCGAAGCCCTCGCCGTGAACGAGGAAACAGGCGACATAGTACAAGTAACCGAAGGCGGCTACTTCGGCATGCTGACCATCGCCCAAAAGGCTATGAAGCTCTACGTCATGCGAGATCCGGCCTCACCGGCTGACGCCCAGCCTCGCTACGGCAGTAACGACGCCGACAAGGCGATCGTGGAAATCGACCTTGAGTCCCTCTTCGCCGATAGTGCAGCTGGGACTCTAAAAGACCAATCCGCCTACCAACGCACCGTGGGCATGGTCGACGCTTCCATGGGAGCCGGAGGAGACATGACCATCGATGCCAATGACGACTTGATCTACTTCCGCATTGGACGCGAGGAAGCGGCCAAATACATTCCCGAGGGGACTGAAATCTTCGAAAACTACGGCCCTCGCAACATGGGTGCGGGTCCAACCGGAATCGCCAGCATGGATATCGAAACCGGCGAAATCGAAATCGTCGCCGCCCTACCTTTCCAATTGGGACATATCCAAAGCAACCCTTGGAAATCACGCGAAATCGTAGCTTGCTGGGAAACCGGTGGCAAATCTCCGCAGCGTACTTGGGTGGTAACCGTGGGCGAAGAGCCACGCATTCTTTACCCTGAGGCCGACTACGAGTGGGTCACCCACGAAGCCATCATCACCAAGGACGAGGTCGCGATCGCTATCATGGGCCACCGAGCTCCCGGAACCGTCGACGATTGGGGCCCCTCCGCCACTCGCGAGAAGCCAACCGGACTGGGCATCGTAAACCTTCGCACCGGAGAAATGCGCATCGCTGGCCAAACCCGCAGCGGCAGCGGCCTCTGGCACGTATCCGGTTCACCTGACGGACGCTGGGCAGTTGGGGACGACTTTAGCAGGAGCCTTTACCTGATCGATCGCACCACGGACGAAATGATGCTACTCACCACCGGGCACAAGCCAACAGCTCGTGACCACGTGCATCCGACTTTCAGCCGCGACGGCACCAAGATCCAGATCCAGTCCGCCATGCTATCGGAAGACGATCGCTCCATGAATATCTGCGTAGTCTATCTCCCAGATTCGCTTCTGAACAAGGACTACAGCGGAGTCTTGAGAAAAGACTAGCATCACATTTTCTCCCTCCCATGGCTCGGCCGGAAGGTCGGGCCTTTTTTGTTAGCTGATGCCAACCGCTTCCGCGATGGCATCCCGCAGGGCGATTGCTCGCTTGCCGATCGTGTGCTCTGCCTCCGTGAACACCTTGCCGGCAGCCGCCCGCCGCAAAAGATCCGCCTCATCGGCTAAACCTGCCTTGGCCTTTTCTACCAACTCGGAAGAGCTCCGATAACTGAGAGCAACCTCATCGAACCCCGGAAGCGAATCGAAATAGTTGCTGCCGGTAGTGAGCGGCACTGCTCCATTTAGCATGGAAGAGAAGACGCGGTCGTGACTCCCGCTGGCAAAGAAATCCGACACGTTCAGGGCGAGCTTGCTTCGCTGCAGAAGATTCAAGCTCTCGTCGAAATCCACCGGCCCGTGTAGCCGATGTGTCGTGAATCCAGCGAACTCCCAGCCGTTGCCAAAAAGATCTACCGCTACGCCCGCGTCATCCAAGGCTCTCAAATCGGCCAAGCGACGCTCCGCCCTCAGGTAACGATCCACTTCAACCATGGAGCTTAGAAAGAGCTCGCGGCTGGGCTTTAAGCCCAAGGTTTCAAAACACTTCGTTACGACATCCAGCAACGGCAAGCCGTAGCTACTGAGCCCAATTTCCGCTGCCGCCTCAAGCAGTTGGCGCTCTTCCTCGCTTTTGCTGGCCCACGATTCGCGTTGGGTCTTTGGATCAACCCCTGACCCGCTAAATACAATATCCAGATCACGCTCCGCCGGAGTTGGGCTTCGAGCCAGACACCCGCCATGCGGCAAGAAGACCGTACTGGGTGGCGATGGAAACGCCGCCTGGAAAAAGGCGAGGTGGTCGTCGTCGACAACGCCGACCACCTTGAACTTCTCGGCACCTCGCTCCAGCCGCTCCATGTGCCAAACGGGATGATCCATTAGCCAAGATACATGAGGAAAGGCACCGATATCGTATATCGATTTCCCATCGATCGCGAACTCGCCCACCCCATTAATTCCCAACGCGAAAAGCGGCTTCTCACCACTTAAGGCCTTGATCACTTCTTGATCGCTTTGAGGATTCGAATCCCCCAGAGACACAATATCGACCTTGTGCCCAAGCTCTCGATACGCTTCGGCAATATCGTCGATGAACCGGTGCATGACACCGTATTGGGAATCGCCTTTGTAGAGGATGATCTTGTGATCCGTGAGAGCCATTTCAAAACGCTAGGCCAAGGATGGACTTCCGCAAGTGGGAACGGAAATAGAATTAATCGACTAAACGGAACCCAAATTGTATATTGATTCCGGATACGTACCCGCCCCACCCGATCATAGTCAGCCTCAAACCACATTCTTCTGCAAGCGGTCAAGCGGAACAAATCCACCCTTTCCTTTACCCAAATTTCTCTCAAGCATCCAATTCATGCCGACAGAAAAAGAGAAGATGCTAGCCGGGGAACTTTATCGGGCCATGGACCCGGAATTGAGCAAGGACCGACTTACCGCCCGCAAAGCAATCCACAGCTACAATGCAACCGAGCCTGAGCAATTCGCCGAGCGGGCCGCCCTTCTCAAATCGTTACTCGGCTCCTGCCACAAGACGTCCTTCATCGAACCTCCCTTCCGCTGCGACTACGGCTACAACATCCACCTCGGCAAAGCCTTCTACGCTAACTTCGGCTGCGTCATGCTGGACGTGAACCGCATCGAGATAGGCGACTACGTAAAGTTCGGACCCAACGTGCAGATCTACACCGCCACCCACCCCATCGATCCCGAAGAACGCGCTCGCTTCGACGAGTTCGCGAAACCTATTAAAATCGGAAGCAAAGTCTGGATCGGAGGTGGATCGATTGTTTTGCCGGGCGTGGAAATCGGAGAAGGAACCACCATCGGCGCCGGTAGCGTGGTAACTCGCTCCATACCGTCACGCGTCGTCGCTGCAGGGAATCCCTGCCGCGTGATCAGGGAAATCTGACCCATTTTTGCAGGCAGGAGTAGTCCAACACGCCTATTGACGTATCTACTAGAAATGATACGTACTGCTAATACCCTATCGGGTCTACGCTGTGCCAAGATCGATCACCAACTCACCATCCGACCTGTCCTCAGGTCAAAGGCCTCTGAAAACAGATTTTCAGATAAGTGAATCGACCTTTCCAAATTCGGATAACCAGTGGATAGTCCGCCCCGGTGAAGCCCACCTTTGGAGTGCGGATCTTGACGTTCCCATTGAACCAAAACTGTCCGCAACCGAAGAACAAAAGGCCCGTCGTTTCCGGACCCCACAGTTGCAGTCCCGCTACCGAGCCGCTCGCACTATCACGCGTCTGATCCTGTCTCGCTACCTTGGCATTCTCCCCGAGCAGTTGGAATTTGCCTTCTCGCCTCTCGGAAAACCGGAGCTAGCCTCCCTCGCACCTGCAGAAAACAGCCGAATCCATTTCAACCTGTCCCACTCAGGATCCAGCTATCTGCTCGGCGTTCGTTTAGACAGCCCCATCGGGGTGGACATCGAGGATCGCCGCAGCATAAACGGGCGAGACGAATTGGTCGAAAGGTTTTTCCACCCCACCGAGTTACAGGAGTTCCAGAGCTTGCCCGAAGAGCTGAAAGACGAAGCGTTTCTGTTAGCGTGGACTCGCAAGGAAGCGGTCTTGAAAGCGACTGGCGAAGGCTTGAGCGCTCACCTAGATTCGTTACAAGTTACTCTCGATCCCGACAAAGATTGCCAACTTCGCTCTATAGATCCGAAATGGGGTGACGTTAATGAATGGCACCTCTCCTCGCCTCCAATCACTCCCGAATCTATCTGTGCCATAGCGAGCCACCAACCAATAAAAACGGTAAAAGCCCGCTATTTTTTTGAGTCCACTTAGACGTTTTCGAACGTAAACTAGTCGTACCGGCCTTCAGCCCCCTGATTGCTGTTCCCCTTAATCCACCTAATACATGATCCAACGCTACTTTGCCCTAGCGTGCCTTGCCGCATGCACCTGCCTACCCGCCAAGCTATTTGCTCACGCGACTGGCGAAACCTACCTCTTCCTTGAATTTCTGGAGAGCTCGATAAGAGGAAGGGTTGAAATCAAGCTCGACGACCTGAACGAAAAGCTCGGAGTCGACGCCATGCAGAACGGAAAGGCGAGCGAGAAAATCATCGTCGATACCGCTCCGCAAATCACCGACTATATAAAGGAAAACCTCTCCATAGCTCCGCGAGGTGGCGAGCCCTACCCTCTTAATTTTCACACCACCAAACTGTTCGATGCGGAAGGCGGTTGGGCTCAATACGAGTTTAATATCCCCGCCGATCCAGTCCCTCCCTACTTGGACCTGAAGCTAACGATGCTCTACGATGGCGACACCATGCATCGCGATATCGTTGTAACGGAAAAGGGCGTTTGGCCTAGCGAGGACTACGAGATGAACATCTCGATGGTTTTCAGCCGCAACAACAGCGAGCAAATCCTAGACGTATTCAATCCTCCTTCTGTGCAACGGGCTCGGGACATGATCTGGCAAGGGATCCTGCACATCTGGATCGGGATCGATCACATCCTGTTTTTAGTGGCGCTCGCCCTGCCGATCGTCTTGGTCAAAAAGGAAAACAAGTGGCAGCCCGCCCAAGGTTTGAAAAAGACCTTAGTATCTCTTCTCAAAATAGTGACCGTATTCACGGTAGCGCACAGTATCACCTTGGCACTCGCCAGTCTCGGTTTCGTACAGCTCCCCTCGCGCTTGGTCGAATCAATCATCGCCCTCTCCATCGTGCTGGTGGCAGTTAATAATCTACTGGGTCGCGCCGCAAAGGTGTCGCTCACTATTACCTTCCTGCTCGGCCTCTTCCACGGGCTCGGCTTCGCGAGCGTAATGGCGGACCTACCTTTCCGCGTGTCCGAGCTAACGCCATTTCTAAAAATCATCATCGCCTTCAATGTAGGTGTAGAAATCGGGCAGCTCGCCATACTCCTGGTTCTCTTTCCGGTCATTTACGTCCTGCGGACCAGCAGCGTCTACCTTCCAGTAGCGCTCAAGGGAGGATCCTGCGCCCTCATTCTGATAGCGGGCTACTGGTTTATCGAACGAGCCTTCGCTCTCTAATCGCCAATCCAGCATGACTAGCGAAGATATTCTCGTCCGTATCCACAAGATACTGACTATTGACTTGGATTTAGCGGAGGGCGAGGAAATCGCCCCCGATACCAACTTAATAGCGGAAGGGTTCTTGGACTCCATAAACGCCATGCGGCTAGTGAGTAAAATCGAGTCGGAATTCGATACCAAGATTCCACCGCGCGATCTAGTCCCCGCTAACTTCCTTTCGGAGCAGGCCATGGCGGACTACCTCGCCCGCACTCTTACCCCATCATGAGAACCACCCGAATCCTATCCTGCGAAGATATCGGCGAAATTGTTGGTAGCGTCGGCATCGATGCTTTGCTTGATCGACTCATAGCTCGTTTGGAAACTGCCTTCAAGGAACTCGACTCGCAAAACGCGGTGATCCCACCTCGAACCGGTATACACTACCAGAATCCGGATTTGGGGTTACTGGAATGGATGCCTGCCTCCATAGGAAAAGGTTTGGCCTCCCTAAAAGTCGTAGGCTACCACCCGACCAACCCGGGCAAACGCAACCTACCAACGATCTTATCCAGTATCGGCCTTTTCGATACAACGACTGGTCACCTAAAATGCCTCGTCGACGGAACCTTCGCAACAGCTCTTCGGACCGGAGCCATGACTGCGATTGCGAGCAAATACATGGTTGAACCAAAAAACGGGATCGTGCTCGGAATCGTTGGCTCGGGAGCCCAAGCGGTTACCCAAATCCATGCCCTTTCTAGAGTCTTCGACATCGATCGCGTTCTCGCATGCGACATCGATCGATCGGCCGCCGATTCGCTTCAAGAGCGAATCCAGTTCACCGGTCTCAAAGTCGAAGTGGTTGAGTTGGAAGGATTGAAGCCGCTCCTTGAGAGCAGCGACATTCTCTGTACCTGTACTTCCGCCGATCCAGGATCAGGCCCGCTTTTCAACGATTTTTCGAATCGACCGAACCTGCACATTAACGCCGTCGGTTCGGATTTTCCGAACAAGATAGAACTCCCCATCTCACTCCTGAAACGCAGTTTCGTCTGCCCCGACTTCAAGCTTCAGGCTCAAGCCGAGGGAGAATGTCAGCAGCTACTTGAGCAAGAAATTGATACCGAGCTGAGCGCTTTGCTCAATTCAGCCGATCTTCAAAACAAAGCCAAAGACCGATTAAGCGTATTCGATTCGACAGGACACGCCTACGCGGACTACGTGACAGCGTCCCTTTTTGAACAACTAGCCCAAGAGCTAGGGCTAGGACAGGAGCTTCAATTGGAAAGCATCCCCCAAGACCCTCGCGACCCCTACTCCTTTTTAGGGAAAGCCCTTTCCGCGGAGCGCACTCTTCATGAACTTCGAAATTAGCCCCCAACAAAAGGAGGTCCGCGAAGAAGCCATCGAAATCGGTTCGCGGCTTTTCGCTGATCTCCCTCCAAGATCGGACTCCGCTTCACACTTCGACGAAAGCGGCTGGAAGAAATTGTGCGACAGCGGTTTCGCTCACGGATTCATTCCCAAAGATCACGGCGGACGGGGCTGGGATACTCAGACGAAAGCCATCGCCCTTGAGGCCTTCGGCTTCGCTTGCGAGGATAATGGATTGGCACTGGGGTTCTCTGCTTTGGTCTGCACGATCTTGCCGCCTCTCATTACCTTTGGTAGCCAAGAGCAGATTTCAAAGTATCTGCCGCGGCTTTTGTCGGGAGAAACAATTGCCGCAGACTGCATTACAGAACCGCATGCGGGCTCAGACGCGATGGCCATGGAGAGCTTCGCTCAACGGAACGAATCGGGCTATCTGCTGAATGGAGAAAAAGCCTACATCGGCTTCGCCCCTGTCGCCGATCTCCTACTGGTCTACGCCAAGACTGATCCAAACGCAGGACCTTGGGGTTTGTCCGCCTTCCTCGTGGACTGCCCAAATCCAGGTATTCACAAATCGGATAACATCGAAAAGCTCGGCCTACGAACTCTGCCGATGGGAGATTTGACCTTTACCGACTGCCAGATTTCCGAATCGGCTCGCCTCGGCGAAGAAGGCACGGGGCTCAGCTTGTTCAACGAATCGATGGAATGGGAGCGTGCCCTTATCCTCGCCTCTCAGGTGGGAGTACTTGCCCGTCAATTGGAAGATACAGTGGAGTTCTCCAAAAAACGGAAACAGTTCAAGAAGCCGATATCCCAATTTCAAAGCGTATCCAACCGAATCGCGGACATGCGTCTGAGACTGGAAAACTGCAAGCTGCACTTGTACCGATCTGCCTGGCTGATCGATCAAGGAAAGTCCATCGCTGCTGAGGCAGCTATGACCAAACTTACAATCTCCGAAGCCTTTCTAGCTTCTAGCACGGATGCGATGCGTATCCACGGGGCTGTTGGATATTTAAGCGGATCGGCTACCGAGAGAAATCTGCGAGATTCAGTCGGCGGGGTTCTTTACGCAGGTACTTCGGATATACAGCGCAACCTTATCGCCCGCCTCACCGGGATCTAGGATCTACATGCTGCAAACCTGCTTACATCAGTCGATCGAGCGCAATGCTCTAGAGCGTCCCGACAGCATCGCTTTCCGCTGCCGCGGAGATTTGCTTACCTACGCCCAGCTCTACACCGCTGCCTGCCAACTAGCCAATACCTTGCTAGAGCAAGGACTTTCGCCATTGGATCGTGTCGGCATCCACATGAATAAATCCCTCGAATTGCCGGTAGCTATTTACGGGATCTTGCTAGCTGGGGGCGTTTACGTGCCCATCGATGCCTCAGCCCCCCTTAACCGGATCGAATTCATAATTCAGGACTGCGGAATCCATTTCTTGGTTACCAACAAGGAAAAGCGGAGAACAATCGCATCGCTCGAGCAGAATCAAAAGCTCCCGTTAAGAACGGTAATCGGTATCCAACGCGACGATACCATCCATCGGACCTATGTAGACTGGTGCTCCATTTACGACTCCGTTTCGGCGCCACCGGAGAATAAGGCAAAGGAGGATGACCTTGCCTACATCATGTATACTTCTGGGTCGACTGGCCTGCCCAAAGGTTTGATGCATACCCATCGCAGCGGTCTGGCCTACGCTCGGCACTCAGCGGACTTATACCAAGTGGTTCCCGAAGATATTCTGGGGAATCATGCTCCGATCCATTTCGACATTTCGACATTCGAGCTTCTAACCGGTCCTTTCGTCGGAGCGACGACAGTTTTAATTCCCGAGGAGGAATTGATGTTTCCTGCCAGCCTGGCCCGTCTCATCGAACGCGAGCGGCTCACCTTTTGGTACTCGGTTCCGTTGGCTCTGACCCAGCTCGTACTTCGTGGAGAATGGGAAGGCCTCGACCTGAGTTCGCTCCGCTGGGTACTCTTCGGCGGAGAACCCTTCCCTCCTAAATACCTCAGTATGCTGATGGATCGCCTGCCTGGAGCAAGGTTCTGTAATGTGTACGGGCCGGCAGAAGTGAACCAATGCAGCTACTACCATGTCCCCGACAAGGAGAGTCTCTCCGATGAGCCAGTACCCATCGGCCATATTTGGGACGCCGCCCACCACTTGCTGCTGGATGACGAAAATCATCTGATCGAAAAGGAAGGTACCGGCGAGCTGCTGATAAGCGCCTCGACAATGATGCAAGGGTACTGGGGACGATCAGACCTTAACGAGAAAGCATTTTTTCACGAAGAACCCGTATCCGGTTTCAAGCGACGCTACTATCGAACCGGCGACCTCATGCAGAGGGACCAGAACGGGATACTCCATTTTCTAGGCAGAAAGGACCGGCAGATTAAGCTGCGAGGCTACCGTATCGAACTCGACGAAATCGAAGCTGCCTTTACGCAGCAACTGCAGGTCGAAGAAGCGGCAGCGATCGTCGTAGAAGATCCGCAGGGCGAAAAAACAATCGTAGCTTACTACAAGCCATCGATTGGATCGAGCATCGACTCAAAGGAGCTTCTTAGTACTGCTAGAAAAAACCTACCAAGCTATGCTGTTCCCTCGCGTATTCTTAGCTTAGATACGTTTCCTCGTACAGGATCCGGAAAAATTGACCGAATTAAACTCGCCGAACTAGACAATGAACGAACCGTCTCCTAACGGCAACAAGCCACTTAGTTCAATAAAGGCCGGTTCCGGACTGACCCATTCCCAGATTCAGATCTGGAC
It encodes the following:
- a CDS encoding ornithine cyclodeaminase family protein, with protein sequence MRTTRILSCEDIGEIVGSVGIDALLDRLIARLETAFKELDSQNAVIPPRTGIHYQNPDLGLLEWMPASIGKGLASLKVVGYHPTNPGKRNLPTILSSIGLFDTTTGHLKCLVDGTFATALRTGAMTAIASKYMVEPKNGIVLGIVGSGAQAVTQIHALSRVFDIDRVLACDIDRSAADSLQERIQFTGLKVEVVELEGLKPLLESSDILCTCTSADPGSGPLFNDFSNRPNLHINAVGSDFPNKIELPISLLKRSFVCPDFKLQAQAEGECQQLLEQEIDTELSALLNSADLQNKAKDRLSVFDSTGHAYADYVTASLFEQLAQELGLGQELQLESIPQDPRDPYSFLGKALSAERTLHELRN
- a CDS encoding acyl-CoA dehydrogenase family protein translates to MNFEISPQQKEVREEAIEIGSRLFADLPPRSDSASHFDESGWKKLCDSGFAHGFIPKDHGGRGWDTQTKAIALEAFGFACEDNGLALGFSALVCTILPPLITFGSQEQISKYLPRLLSGETIAADCITEPHAGSDAMAMESFAQRNESGYLLNGEKAYIGFAPVADLLLVYAKTDPNAGPWGLSAFLVDCPNPGIHKSDNIEKLGLRTLPMGDLTFTDCQISESARLGEEGTGLSLFNESMEWERALILASQVGVLARQLEDTVEFSKKRKQFKKPISQFQSVSNRIADMRLRLENCKLHLYRSAWLIDQGKSIAAEAAMTKLTISEAFLASSTDAMRIHGAVGYLSGSATERNLRDSVGGVLYAGTSDIQRNLIARLTGI
- a CDS encoding rhamnogalacturonan acetylesterase: MSRKTLTLSLRVASLLLVSLFHYIAFTQEDDSEPRLPHIFVAGDSTAAPGDGTDRMGWATPFAEFFDETKVVVENKARGGRSSRTFITEGHWGRLLLEVDPGDVVIIQFGHNDSGAVNREPEGSTRPLRARGSIPGLGDESVEIDNAVTGKHEVVYTYGHYMRKMVADVRSKGATPVFLSLTSRNLWKDGRLERGSGQYGYWTYRLAKELDVPFIDITNPVVDFYEPLGTKEALDKYFPKDYVHTGPEGAMINAETVVAGLKGLRPSPVDGWLSAKGEEVEADPLSWLTLPITADGEKPTVFLIGDSTVRNGRGDGSNGQWGWGAFLDRHFDDTEINVVNRAVGGLSSRTFFTGPYWARVKTMMKPGDFLIMQFGHNDDIALNDAKRARGTIKGVGEETEEIDNMLTGKHEVVHTYGWYLRQYIETAKEAGVTPLVCSLVPRKKWTEDGKIRRSPDSYAGWAKQVAEEEGVGFIDLNSIVADKYDALGKKAVDPLFGDAHTHTSLEGAILNAECVAEGLRALESNPLEEFMTVNIGYGKPVTFSFGEEAVEGAIQVSPDDVYDAESGYGFDLGIEPDSDEGVFYFSVSAMDGNYRLTMEFGDDEEASENTVKVESRRLLLEKVETKAGEFVTRSVIANTRDSNLIPPEKFAPGGTEVVLNDREIGKLHWDDKLTIEFNGTNPKVRSLKIEKVDVPTVYLIGDSTVTDQPYEPAASWGQMLPRFLRDEIAVSNHAESGETMKSFITGLRLAKVLEAMKEGDYLFVQFTHNDQKKQWPQTYVEADSTYKAYLNVLIEEARLRGATPVLVTSMERRIFDKKGKIKSSLGDYPKAMREVAKKAKVTLIDLQPMSVKLYEALGEEDSPKAFSNDGKDITHHNNYGAYELAKCVIEQVSKSKLPLAELIVDDFAGFDPASPDDVDTFDMAASPFSSDIAPLGN
- a CDS encoding glycosyltransferase → MALTDHKIILYKGDSQYGVMHRFIDDIAEAYRELGHKVDIVSLGDSNPQSDQEVIKALSGEKPLFALGINGVGEFAIDGKSIYDIGAFPHVSWLMDHPVWHMERLERGAEKFKVVGVVDDDHLAFFQAAFPSPPSTVFLPHGGCLARSPTPAERDLDIVFSGSGVDPKTQRESWASKSEEERQLLEAAAEIGLSSYGLPLLDVVTKCFETLGLKPSRELFLSSMVEVDRYLRAERRLADLRALDDAGVAVDLFGNGWEFAGFTTHRLHGPVDFDESLNLLQRSKLALNVSDFFASGSHDRVFSSMLNGAVPLTTGSNYFDSLPGFDEVALSYRSSSELVEKAKAGLADEADLLRRAAAGKVFTEAEHTIGKRAIALRDAIAEAVGIS
- a CDS encoding 4'-phosphopantetheinyl transferase superfamily protein, which encodes MPRSITNSPSDLSSGQRPLKTDFQISESTFPNSDNQWIVRPGEAHLWSADLDVPIEPKLSATEEQKARRFRTPQLQSRYRAARTITRLILSRYLGILPEQLEFAFSPLGKPELASLAPAENSRIHFNLSHSGSSYLLGVRLDSPIGVDIEDRRSINGRDELVERFFHPTELQEFQSLPEELKDEAFLLAWTRKEAVLKATGEGLSAHLDSLQVTLDPDKDCQLRSIDPKWGDVNEWHLSSPPITPESICAIASHQPIKTVKARYFFEST
- a CDS encoding acyl carrier protein translates to MTSEDILVRIHKILTIDLDLAEGEEIAPDTNLIAEGFLDSINAMRLVSKIESEFDTKIPPRDLVPANFLSEQAMADYLARTLTPS
- a CDS encoding sugar O-acetyltransferase, translating into MPTEKEKMLAGELYRAMDPELSKDRLTARKAIHSYNATEPEQFAERAALLKSLLGSCHKTSFIEPPFRCDYGYNIHLGKAFYANFGCVMLDVNRIEIGDYVKFGPNVQIYTATHPIDPEERARFDEFAKPIKIGSKVWIGGGSIVLPGVEIGEGTTIGAGSVVTRSIPSRVVAAGNPCRVIREI
- a CDS encoding HupE/UreJ family protein, producing MIQRYFALACLAACTCLPAKLFAHATGETYLFLEFLESSIRGRVEIKLDDLNEKLGVDAMQNGKASEKIIVDTAPQITDYIKENLSIAPRGGEPYPLNFHTTKLFDAEGGWAQYEFNIPADPVPPYLDLKLTMLYDGDTMHRDIVVTEKGVWPSEDYEMNISMVFSRNNSEQILDVFNPPSVQRARDMIWQGILHIWIGIDHILFLVALALPIVLVKKENKWQPAQGLKKTLVSLLKIVTVFTVAHSITLALASLGFVQLPSRLVESIIALSIVLVAVNNLLGRAAKVSLTITFLLGLFHGLGFASVMADLPFRVSELTPFLKIIIAFNVGVEIGQLAILLVLFPVIYVLRTSSVYLPVALKGGSCALILIAGYWFIERAFAL